One Pseudorhodoplanes sinuspersici DNA segment encodes these proteins:
- a CDS encoding YeiH family protein, whose product MSEIQTSRQSRTLADIGLAVRRLGPGLALAILVALISDRAEPILGEIIHSVFGAVYRLPAIVIALLIGMSLYRLAQRPLFEPGLDWSVRTLLRIAIALLGVRIALSDIVDLGLATALLVIVSMTMTIVSAVWFSRLLNLDDGYGALAGAANAVCGASATLAAASVVPNYPRKGADVAFTVMAANAVSTLAMVFYPPLSVALGLDTQATGILLGATIHDMAQVVGAGYAVSEPVGNAAVIVKLFRVFLLLPVVLALGLWFTRRGGEHGAAQVPMPTFAFAFLGLCILNSAIPLTPSLAPIYAPIKLAMVQASGWGLLIAIAALGLCTSFTSLMRIGWRHVTVFVTATLVILCTVAGALLI is encoded by the coding sequence ATGTCTGAAATTCAGACCTCACGGCAAAGCCGGACGCTGGCCGACATCGGCCTTGCCGTTCGCCGGCTCGGTCCAGGCCTCGCCCTGGCCATTCTCGTTGCTCTGATCTCTGATCGCGCCGAACCGATACTCGGTGAGATCATTCATAGCGTCTTTGGCGCTGTGTATCGGCTGCCCGCGATCGTCATTGCACTTCTGATCGGAATGTCTCTGTATCGGCTCGCACAGCGGCCATTGTTCGAACCGGGTCTCGACTGGAGCGTTCGAACATTGCTGCGGATAGCGATCGCGTTACTCGGCGTCCGGATTGCATTGTCCGATATTGTTGATCTTGGTTTGGCAACCGCCCTGCTGGTGATCGTATCGATGACGATGACGATCGTATCCGCCGTATGGTTCTCCCGGCTCCTCAACCTTGACGATGGCTATGGGGCGCTCGCTGGCGCGGCGAATGCCGTGTGCGGCGCCTCCGCAACTCTTGCAGCCGCGAGCGTCGTCCCGAATTATCCTCGCAAGGGTGCCGACGTCGCCTTCACGGTAATGGCGGCGAACGCGGTATCGACACTCGCCATGGTGTTCTATCCACCGCTCAGCGTCGCGCTCGGTCTGGATACGCAAGCCACCGGTATCTTGCTCGGCGCGACGATCCACGACATGGCGCAGGTCGTCGGCGCAGGCTACGCCGTGTCCGAGCCTGTCGGCAATGCTGCGGTGATCGTGAAGCTGTTTCGTGTCTTTCTGCTGTTGCCGGTTGTGCTGGCTCTTGGACTATGGTTCACGCGCCGAGGCGGCGAACATGGTGCGGCTCAAGTGCCTATGCCGACCTTTGCATTTGCCTTTCTCGGATTGTGCATCCTCAACAGCGCGATCCCTCTGACGCCAAGTCTCGCCCCAATTTATGCGCCGATCAAGTTGGCGATGGTGCAGGCTTCGGGTTGGGGTCTCTTGATCGCTATCGCTGCGCTCGGCCTTTGCACCTCGTTCACCTCGCTGATGCGCATTGGATGGCGCCACGTCACCGTCTTCGTAACGGCGACCCTGGTCATTCTCTGTACAGTTGCCGGCGCATTGCTGATCTGA
- the sucD gene encoding succinate--CoA ligase subunit alpha, whose translation MIIYRKTHRVLVQGITGKQGTFWSEKMMACGTRIVAGVNPKRAGQTHIGVPVFASAQQAMEREPFDIAVMFIPPAMAKDAARDAIEAGARMIVILTEHIPAFDVMAIHEAANEHGARIVGPNTAGLVTPGEGFVGIMPGHNTNIFQPGDVGVISRSGSLGTLVCLNLTRAGIGQSAFLGIGGDPMIGTTTRDALEALDRDPRTRAIVMVGEIGGSMEEQAAAYAATMQRPVVAFIAGRSSPPGKKMGHAGAIVTGNAGSYASKRAALEAAGVTVVDTPSEIPTVLRRRMAAEVAAAE comes from the coding sequence ATGATCATTTATCGCAAAACCCATCGGGTTCTCGTCCAGGGCATTACCGGCAAACAGGGTACGTTCTGGTCTGAAAAAATGATGGCATGCGGCACGCGCATTGTGGCGGGCGTCAATCCCAAACGTGCGGGCCAAACGCATATCGGTGTGCCGGTGTTTGCGTCAGCGCAACAGGCGATGGAGCGCGAGCCTTTCGACATCGCCGTCATGTTCATCCCGCCGGCCATGGCAAAGGACGCGGCACGCGACGCTATCGAAGCTGGCGCCAGGATGATCGTCATCCTCACAGAGCACATTCCAGCTTTCGATGTGATGGCGATCCACGAAGCGGCCAATGAACACGGGGCACGCATCGTCGGCCCCAACACCGCGGGGCTCGTGACGCCCGGTGAAGGGTTTGTCGGGATCATGCCTGGACACAACACAAACATCTTTCAGCCGGGTGACGTCGGAGTGATTTCGCGCTCCGGAAGCCTCGGTACGCTGGTTTGTCTCAATCTCACCCGGGCCGGAATCGGCCAGTCGGCATTTCTCGGGATCGGCGGCGATCCGATGATCGGCACCACAACGCGCGATGCGCTCGAGGCGCTGGATCGTGATCCTCGCACACGCGCCATCGTCATGGTCGGCGAGATCGGTGGCAGCATGGAGGAGCAAGCCGCCGCCTATGCGGCAACGATGCAACGGCCGGTGGTTGCCTTCATCGCGGGTCGCTCATCGCCGCCGGGCAAGAAGATGGGGCACGCGGGCGCCATCGTGACCGGAAACGCCGGCAGTTACGCAAGCAAGCGCGCAGCTTTGGAAGCTGCCGGCGTCACCGTCGTCGATACACCGTCCGAAATTCCCACGGTCTTACGCAGGCGCATGGCGGCCGAGGTCGCGGCCGCGGAATAG
- a CDS encoding succinate--CoA ligase subunit beta: MNFEEYAAKKEVLMPAGVPIPRGRLCKTAPEAAHAFDEIGPCVIKAQVPTGKRGKAGGIKSADRAKDAEARAAEILGMSIDGHVVETVLVEERAEIAREFYAAVLHDVASRKPLVLFSAEGGMDIEEVTATRPAALRRLAVELTQGLEPQAVRLLLRGLDLDGAEEKIAEILQALYRAAVTYDAELLEINPLALLRDGRIVALDCKLTLDDAAAFRLGDLPLLAAREKQTELEQLGSANGLKFIQLDGNVGVLANGAGLTMTTMDVISHFGGRPANFLEIGGEAYTKAEPALKLVLSNPGVRSLVVNFCGAFARTDVMADGVVKAWQSLNPTIPVFFSIHGTGEEEAVNLVRDRLGIEPYALMEDAVKAAVEAAR, encoded by the coding sequence ATGAATTTCGAAGAATATGCGGCAAAAAAAGAGGTGTTGATGCCTGCCGGCGTGCCGATCCCGCGTGGGCGACTATGCAAGACCGCGCCGGAAGCCGCACACGCCTTCGATGAAATCGGTCCTTGTGTGATCAAGGCGCAGGTTCCGACGGGCAAGCGCGGCAAGGCGGGCGGGATCAAGTCAGCCGATCGCGCCAAGGACGCAGAAGCGCGCGCCGCGGAAATCCTCGGCATGAGCATCGACGGACATGTCGTTGAGACGGTGCTGGTCGAAGAGCGCGCCGAGATTGCACGGGAATTCTACGCCGCTGTGCTTCACGACGTCGCTTCGCGCAAACCACTCGTTCTGTTTTCGGCTGAAGGCGGCATGGATATCGAGGAGGTCACTGCGACCCGGCCCGCGGCATTGCGCCGTCTGGCCGTGGAGCTCACCCAGGGTCTTGAGCCGCAAGCAGTCCGGCTTCTTCTGCGCGGCCTTGACCTTGACGGCGCGGAAGAGAAGATCGCTGAAATCCTTCAGGCGCTCTATCGCGCGGCAGTAACGTATGATGCGGAGCTCCTCGAAATTAATCCGCTTGCATTACTCCGCGATGGACGCATCGTCGCTCTCGATTGCAAGCTTACACTCGATGACGCTGCAGCCTTCCGCCTAGGGGACTTACCCCTTTTGGCGGCGCGCGAGAAGCAGACCGAGCTTGAGCAACTCGGCTCTGCGAACGGTTTAAAGTTCATCCAGCTAGACGGAAATGTCGGTGTTCTCGCCAATGGCGCCGGCCTGACGATGACGACGATGGACGTAATCAGCCATTTCGGCGGCCGTCCAGCCAATTTCCTTGAGATCGGTGGCGAGGCCTACACCAAAGCCGAACCCGCTTTGAAGCTCGTGCTTTCCAACCCTGGTGTGAGGAGTCTCGTGGTCAATTTCTGCGGCGCTTTTGCACGCACCGACGTCATGGCCGACGGCGTCGTCAAAGCGTGGCAGTCGCTCAATCCAACCATACCGGTGTTTTTCAGCATTCACGGCACCGGAGAAGAAGAAGCTGTCAACCTTGTTCGCGATCGGCTCGGCATCGAGCCCTATGCTCTGATGGAAGACGCCGTGAAAGCGGCCGTGGAGGCAGCCCGATGA
- the sauS gene encoding acylating sulfoacetaldehyde dehydrogenase, whose protein sequence is MPAATAFACASTPIAEVARVMQKARAAQRTFANVDQARADEAVRALAWSIYKPEHARELAELAVEDTGLGNVADKIRKKQRKTFGTLRDLLREKSVGIIEEDRAKGIVKYAKPMGVIGAVTPSTNPGATPVNKAMMALKGRNAIVIAPSPLGYRTTERAVELMRSELARIGLPADLVQILPAPVTKDSTEALMKAVDLIVVTGSQDNVRRAYSSGTPAIGVGAGNVPVIIDESANLSDAATKICASKTFDNATSCSSENAVVILDRIYDRAIAALTDAGGYLCTAEQKAAVRDTLWQNGKLNRNIIARDAAILARTFGLPAQAEGARFFMVEETGVGREHPFSGEKLALVLTVYRVSDFAAAKDKVRAILDYQGKGHSCGIHTSDMDRARELAEDLDVVRVLVNFAHTFGNGGGFDSGLGFTLSMGCGSWQKNSISENLSYRHFLNITHLVTVIPEDKPSERDLFGPHWDKVGL, encoded by the coding sequence ATGCCAGCCGCGACCGCTTTCGCCTGTGCTTCAACACCGATCGCCGAAGTCGCCAGGGTCATGCAGAAGGCTCGTGCCGCACAGCGAACCTTCGCCAACGTAGACCAGGCGCGCGCGGACGAGGCGGTGCGGGCGCTGGCCTGGTCCATCTACAAACCAGAACACGCGCGTGAACTCGCCGAACTCGCCGTCGAAGATACCGGACTTGGTAATGTTGCCGACAAGATTCGCAAAAAGCAGCGCAAGACGTTCGGCACACTGCGCGATCTGCTGCGAGAGAAATCAGTCGGCATCATCGAGGAGGATCGTGCGAAAGGGATCGTGAAATATGCCAAACCGATGGGCGTGATCGGCGCAGTAACGCCGTCAACTAATCCCGGCGCCACACCGGTCAACAAGGCGATGATGGCCCTGAAGGGACGCAATGCGATTGTGATCGCCCCCTCCCCGCTTGGATATCGGACCACCGAGCGCGCTGTCGAGCTGATGCGCTCCGAACTTGCCCGGATCGGTCTGCCGGCCGATCTCGTTCAGATTTTGCCCGCTCCCGTGACCAAGGATTCGACCGAAGCGCTGATGAAGGCGGTCGATCTCATCGTCGTGACCGGATCGCAGGACAATGTCCGGCGGGCCTATTCCAGCGGCACACCAGCAATCGGCGTGGGTGCCGGCAACGTACCGGTGATTATCGACGAGAGCGCCAACCTCTCCGACGCGGCGACCAAAATCTGCGCCTCGAAGACCTTCGACAACGCAACGTCCTGCTCGTCTGAAAACGCAGTCGTCATCCTTGACCGCATCTACGACAGGGCGATCGCTGCACTAACGGACGCGGGCGGATATCTCTGCACAGCGGAGCAGAAAGCGGCGGTTCGCGACACGCTCTGGCAGAACGGAAAACTCAACCGAAACATCATCGCGCGCGATGCGGCAATTCTGGCACGCACCTTCGGTCTGCCCGCGCAAGCCGAAGGTGCGCGTTTCTTCATGGTGGAGGAAACAGGGGTCGGACGCGAGCATCCATTTTCAGGCGAAAAGCTCGCACTTGTGCTGACTGTCTACCGGGTGAGCGATTTCGCGGCTGCCAAAGACAAAGTGCGCGCAATCCTCGACTATCAGGGCAAAGGACATTCTTGCGGAATCCACACAAGCGACATGGACCGCGCACGGGAGCTTGCTGAAGATCTCGATGTGGTGCGCGTTCTGGTGAACTTCGCCCACACCTTCGGCAATGGCGGCGGATTTGATTCTGGTCTCGGCTTTACGCTCAGCATGGGCTGCGGTTCCTGGCAGAAAAACTCCATTTCCGAGAATCTCAGCTACCGGCATTTCCTCAACATCACCCATCTCGTCACCGTGATCCCCGAAGACAAGCCAAGCGAGCGCGACCTGTTCGGTCCGCATTGGGACAAGGTGGGCTTGTGA
- a CDS encoding bifunctional enoyl-CoA hydratase/phosphate acetyltransferase — protein sequence MAVVAANSTVVLESVREASTRGLIEPILIGCSPLIARLAEEMEWHLDGIRIVPAASEEEAAHIGVSMIRSGAARLLMKGHLHTDILMRAVLHRYDGLRTNRRISHVFHMSVPYSQRELMITDAAVNVAPDLQTKLDIVLNASDLARALGHERPRVALLSATEQPSNGIPSSIEAAAVMKLLIKNGCHFDVYGPLAFDNAVSPAAARLKGIDHPVAGNADILVVPNIETGNALFKMMVHFMGATAGGVVLGAAAPIVLTSRADPAEARLAATALARRMIAVAATT from the coding sequence ATGGCAGTCGTTGCGGCGAATTCCACGGTGGTCCTGGAGAGCGTGCGTGAGGCCAGCACACGCGGTTTGATCGAGCCGATTCTGATCGGATGTTCACCGCTTATCGCTCGCCTCGCAGAAGAGATGGAATGGCATCTCGATGGCATCAGGATCGTCCCGGCGGCTTCGGAAGAAGAAGCCGCGCACATCGGCGTATCGATGATCCGAAGCGGTGCAGCACGGCTTCTCATGAAGGGTCACCTGCACACCGACATCCTGATGCGTGCGGTACTCCACCGTTACGACGGCCTGCGGACCAATAGGCGCATCTCGCATGTGTTTCACATGTCCGTCCCTTACAGCCAACGCGAGCTGATGATCACGGATGCGGCAGTGAATGTTGCACCCGATCTGCAGACCAAGCTTGACATCGTTCTCAATGCCAGCGACCTGGCGCGTGCACTCGGACACGAGCGGCCACGGGTGGCGCTGCTGTCAGCGACAGAGCAACCTTCGAATGGCATACCTTCCTCGATCGAAGCTGCCGCCGTCATGAAATTGCTGATCAAAAACGGATGTCACTTCGACGTCTACGGCCCTCTGGCTTTTGACAATGCCGTATCGCCCGCGGCTGCGCGTTTGAAAGGGATCGATCACCCGGTGGCCGGAAATGCTGACATTCTGGTCGTTCCGAATATCGAGACCGGCAATGCGCTGTTCAAGATGATGGTGCATTTCATGGGCGCAACGGCCGGCGGTGTGGTTCTCGGTGCCGCCGCCCCCATCGTTCTGACGTCGCGTGCGGATCCGGCCGAAGCGCGGCTTGCCGCGACTGCTCTGGCTCGGCGCATGATCGCCGTTGCTGCCACAACCTGA